The Lycium barbarum isolate Lr01 chromosome 4, ASM1917538v2, whole genome shotgun sequence nucleotide sequence GCATCTAATTCACTGTATAACCCTGCTACTAAGAAGGATGCTCACTTCTTAAAATATTCTATACATTGTCGGGAACAGGGGAAGGGGTCGTATTTATCCCGACGGCCTTCGCCCGATCCCGAATGCACATTTTTTTGGGTTCATTTTCAATTGATGTTTTAAGAGTACATTAGTATGTACATTAGAAAGTTTCTGGGAGCCTAGtcttttataatattattttattaattatttatttattttttacaaactttttatttttaaactttttttttgtcaatttttaattttaattttttttttataatttttttctgaGAGTTTATCCTAATTTTGACTTTTACCTTGTGTTCTCACCTAATTATTCGTGAAGCCATTGATAACGTGGATATTCATATTATCAGTCGGTTAACCCATTTATTATCGATGTTAAATATAGATGGATTACTATTATATCCATTTTTGTTTAACCCGTTTTCGACCGGCCCAATTGCCGACTCCCTGCCCTTGCCAATTAATGAATTTGCCCAACAAAAAAATTTGTTTTCTTACCAATACTATTAAACCAACAATGAACTAATTACCAAGTCAAAGAAACAACATCAGATTCAGTTTCACATCCTCTAACTATCTCACACATATATCCTTATAAACTGTGTCCACATTTCTCCACTCTTCTTTGTCCTGTAACGCCTCCACTTTTTCCTCCTTAATTTCTCTCTTTTTCTCACACCAAAAATTCCCTTGTtattcatccaaaaaaaaaatactacctCTTTCTTGATTATTTTGATCCAACAAAATCTTGAAAATTTTCTTGTTTTTCTCAGTTTTGAGACAAAAAATATGGGGAAAGGTGGTAACTTGAGTGAAGGGGTTGTGAAAAAAATCTTGCTTTCATATACTTATGTTGCTATTTGGATTTTCCTTTCATTCACTGTGATTGTGTACAACAAGTACATCTTGGATCGTAAGTTGTATAATTGGCCTTATCCAATATCACTAACAATAATTCACATGGCTTTTTGTTCATCATTGGCTTATCTTCTTGTACGTGTGTTCAAAGTTGTTGAACCTGTTACTATGACAATGGATCTTTACTGCAAATCTGTTGTACCTATTGGTCTTTTATATGCATTTTCACTATGGTTATCAAATTCTGCATATATTTATTTATCTGTGTCTTTTATTCAAATGCTTAAAGCTTTGATGCCTGTTGCTGTTTATTCCATTGGTGTTATGTTCAAGAAAGAGAATTTTAAATCTGATACTATGGCTAATATGGTGTCGATTTCGATTGGTGTTGCTATTGCTGCTTATGGTGAAGCTAAATTTGATACATGGGGTGTTATGTTACAGCTTGGTGCTGTAGCTTTTGAGGCTACTAGATTGGTTATGATTCAGATTCTTTTAACATCAAAGGGTATAACGTTTAATCCGATTACTTCGCTCTATTATGTCGCGCCTTGTTGTTTGGTTTTCTTGTTCATTCCGTGGATTTTCGTGGAATACCCTTTGTTGAAGGATACTTCTAGTTTCCATTTGGATTGGTTGATCTTTGGTACTAATTCGTTCTGCGCGTTCGCGTTGAATCTTGCTGTGTTTTTGCTCGTTGGGAAGACGTCTGCTTTGACTATGAATGTTGCTGGTGTGGTTAAGGATTGGTTGTTGATCGCATTTTCTTGGTCCGTGATTAAGGATACTGTTACCGCTGTGAATTTGGTTGGATATGGATTGGCTTTCTTAGGCGTGGCGTATTACAACCATGCCAAATTGCAGGCTCTTAAGGCGAACGAAGCACAGAAGAAAGCTGCACAGGCTGCTGATGAGGAGGCTGGAAGATTGTTGGAGGAAAGAGAAGGGGAGAATAATGGTGCTAAGAAGAATGAATCTCAGAATTAAGTTGGTTATTGATTTACTTCATATTATCAGTAAGTAGGATAACATTCGGACAATAGAGGTAAACCTGAAGATCAGACTATTGGCGTCCTTGTGCGGATGATTTTAGGTTCTGTTTTGGGTATAAAATGTTTTACATTATCTGTTTTGAGGATCTTAAATTAGTTTTATTGCTTGTATTGCCAGATCGTTCATGTACTTGAGCATGACTCGAG carries:
- the LOC132636725 gene encoding probable sugar phosphate/phosphate translocator At5g25400, giving the protein MGKGGNLSEGVVKKILLSYTYVAIWIFLSFTVIVYNKYILDRKLYNWPYPISLTIIHMAFCSSLAYLLVRVFKVVEPVTMTMDLYCKSVVPIGLLYAFSLWLSNSAYIYLSVSFIQMLKALMPVAVYSIGVMFKKENFKSDTMANMVSISIGVAIAAYGEAKFDTWGVMLQLGAVAFEATRLVMIQILLTSKGITFNPITSLYYVAPCCLVFLFIPWIFVEYPLLKDTSSFHLDWLIFGTNSFCAFALNLAVFLLVGKTSALTMNVAGVVKDWLLIAFSWSVIKDTVTAVNLVGYGLAFLGVAYYNHAKLQALKANEAQKKAAQAADEEAGRLLEEREGENNGAKKNESQN